In Rhinoraja longicauda isolate Sanriku21f chromosome 38, sRhiLon1.1, whole genome shotgun sequence, the following are encoded in one genomic region:
- the LOC144610849 gene encoding ribonuclease P protein subunit p25-like protein has product MEDPSKGEEESPLPFHNLPLDVVEMRVKEGSKIRNLMGFAIGRMELQATSHMVFSGSGRAVTKTITCVEIMKRRIGGLYQVTRLRYKPLREDVHPPGAGEDVPPLTLLRNVPAIYILLSKEPLDPTDSGYQAPDSAHGLWVQDAEGGEMEPTPTARGTKRQLCCGAHGIVTKITRAELPLAPSSNYTDPQDYQQ; this is encoded by the coding sequence ATGGAGGACCCCAGCAAGGGCGAGGAGGAGAGCCCCTTGCCTTTCCACAACCTGCCGCTGGACGTGGTGGAGATGAGGGTGAAGGAAGGCAGCAAGATCAGGAACCTGATGGGCTTCGCCATCGGCAGGATGGAGCTGCAGGCCACCAGCCACATGGTCTTCAGCGGGTCGGGCCGGGCGGTCACCAAGACCATCACCTGCGTGGAGATCATGAAGAGACGCATCGGTGGTCTCTACCAGGTCACCAGGCTACGCTACAAGCCCCTGAGAGAGGATGTCCACCCTCCGGGGGCCGGAGAGGATGTCCCCCCTCTCACACTGCTGAGAAACGTCCCGGCCATCTACATCCTCCTGTCCAAGGAGCCCCTGGACCCGACTGACAGCGGCTACCAGGCCCCTGACTCCGCCCATGGGCTCTGGGTCCAAGATGCAGAGGGGGGCGAGATGGAGCCCACCCCCACAGCCAGAGGAACCAAGCGCCAGCTCTGCTGCGGGGCGCACGGAATAGTCACAAAAATCACCAGGGCAGAGCTTCCACTAGCCCCATCCTCCAACTACACTGACCCACAGGACTACCAGCAGTGa